The Sediminispirochaeta smaragdinae DSM 11293 genome has a segment encoding these proteins:
- the cas5c gene encoding type I-C CRISPR-associated protein Cas5c, translating into MNYGIKLLVRGDYALFTRPELKVERVSYDVMTPSAARAIVEAIYWKPAIRWIIDSILVLNPVKFDNLRRNEVKSKIAEQSISAAMKTNSAICLYADDSDIRQQRAATLLRDVAYIIEAHFEYVPGMGDENDGKHLEIFNRRLENGQCFAQPYLGTREFSCSFEPVKEKYTSQLEGERDLGIMLFDLDFSDKKNPQPLFFRAKMSDGLMLVPHPDSEEVLR; encoded by the coding sequence ATGAATTATGGAATAAAATTGCTGGTCCGTGGAGACTATGCCCTCTTCACCAGACCGGAACTAAAGGTAGAACGAGTCAGCTATGATGTAATGACTCCGTCTGCGGCGCGGGCGATAGTTGAAGCGATCTACTGGAAACCTGCAATACGATGGATCATTGATTCAATCCTGGTTCTGAATCCGGTAAAATTTGACAACTTAAGAAGGAATGAAGTCAAATCCAAGATCGCAGAACAGTCTATATCGGCAGCAATGAAGACCAATTCAGCGATTTGTCTTTATGCTGATGATTCAGATATTCGTCAGCAGCGTGCGGCTACGCTCCTTCGGGATGTTGCGTATATCATTGAAGCCCATTTTGAATATGTTCCAGGGATGGGGGATGAAAATGACGGAAAACATCTGGAGATCTTTAACCGGAGACTGGAAAACGGTCAGTGCTTTGCTCAGCCCTACCTCGGGACAAGGGAGTTCAGTTGTAGCTTTGAACCTGTAAAGGAGAAATACACGTCACAGCTTGAAGGTGAGCGGGACCTCGGAATTATGCTGTTTGATCTTGATTTCAGTGACAAAAAGAATCCTCAACCGCTCTTTTTCAGAGCAAAAATGAGCGACGGTCTGATGCTTGTTCCTCATCCCGATTCTGAGGAGGTTCTGAGATGA